The following nucleotide sequence is from Methylocella tundrae.
CTTCTGGAAGCCGCCGATGGAGTCGACGCCGGCGACCCCGGGCACCGTCTTCAGCTGCGGACGAATGATCCAATCCTGAACGGTGCGCAGGTAGGCCGCGCGCTCGAAATCGGTGGTGAGCTTCCTGCCCTCAGGGGTGAGGTAGCTCCCGTCGCTCTGCCAGCCTGGTTTGCCATCCTCGACGCTCGCGCCGTCGCCCCGAGGCTTATAACGGACCGTCCACATGTAGATCTCGCCAAGTCCGGTGGCGAGAGGTCCCATGCGCGGCTCGGCGCCAGGCGGCAGGATTGCCCTGGCCTCGTTCATGCGCTCATTGACCTGTTGACGGGCGAAATAGATGTCGACGTCGTCGCCGAACACAGCAGTGATCTGCGAGAAGCCGTTGCGCGAAAGCGATCGCGTATATAGCAGCCCCGGAGTGCCGGCGAGCGCGGTCTCGATCGGATAGGTGACCTGCTTTTCGATGTCGTTCGGTGAGAGCGCCGGCGCAATGGTGTTGATCTGCACCTGGTTGTTCGTGATGTCTGGAACAGCGTCGATCGGCAATTTGGTCAGCGACCAGGCGCCGAACGCCGCGGCCACGAGGGTCAGCAGCGCGACGAGCCAGCGCTGATGAACTGAAAAAGAAAGAATACGTGCGATCATGATATCGATTTCTGGTTCTATTCGCCCTTGCCGAGTTCGGCTTTGAGCAGAAAGGTGTTCTTGACCGCGATCTGTTCGCCTGCGGAAAGGCCCGAGGTGATTTCGACATTTTGCTCGTCCGACCTGCCGGTCGTGACGACGCGTCTTTGAAAGCCGTTGGGCGTTCGCACAAACACCACCTGTTCGCCGCCTATCGTCTGGAGCGCGGCGCGCGGGACGAGGACTTCCACAGGCTCTTCCTTGATCACAATGCTGGCCGTCACGGTCGAGCCTGGCCGCCAGATCGACTCTTTATTGTCGATTTGAGCGATCACTCGGGCCGAGCGCGTATCGGGATCGACAAGCGGACTAATGAAAATGATTTGTCCGACCCCTCGCGCGCCACTATTTCTTCCACTGGTGATGACGACCGTCTGGCCTTCCGCGATCACATCGAGATCTGTTGTAGCCAAAGCAATCTCGACCCAAACCATAGAGAGATCAGCGACGGTATAGAGATCTGGAGGATCGCCCTGGCTTCCGATCAGGGTTCCGACGTCCACCTTGCGCTCAATGACGCGCCCGGAGATCAGAGATCGGATTTCATATTCGCGCAGGCTTGAAACGCCGGATTTGAGGTTGCTTTCCTGTTTTGCAGCCTTCTCCACTTCGGCCGGGTCCAGTTTGAGCGCGGAGAGCTTCTGGCGAGCAAGGTCGAGCCTCAGCTCCGCCTCCAGATATGTCGCGCGCGCCTGGAGATATTGCTGTTCGGCGGAGATCTTTTTGCCCCATAAAATCTCCGCGCGTTCGAACATTGTCTTGCGCAGATCGAAGGCCACCGCTGCGGTCAGATATTCGCTTTTGGCGTCGGCGACTTCGCGGCTGTCGAGAACGGCCACCACTTCACCCTGGCTGACGGGATCTCCCAGCCGTTTGCGCATCTGAGTGACCGTGCCGACCACCCTGCCAGGCACCCGGGCGACCAGATCCATATCAAGAGCGATGGTGCCCGGCACGCTCAACCGGCGCGCGATAACGCCCTTCTCAACAAGAGCAAGCTTGATCTCCTGCGCCTCAATCTGCTCGGAGGAAATGTTGATCACGCCTTCCGGCGGGGCGTCAGCCACACCCTTGCTGTCGGCAGGGGTTGGCGCATCCTTCACCACTACCGGCTCGGCCTGTGTTGAAGTTTCCAAACGAGACAGGGGAACCCAGGCAAAGAGAGTCCGGGCCGCGGGGGACGCTTGCGACGCCAAGCCCCCAAGCGGCGCCTCTATGGCGAGGGCGGCCACGATCGCGAAAATGCGCTTCATCTGAAATATCTCATCTTGTGCAGGCCCTCAATTCAACTTCGTTTGGCGCCGGCTGCGCCAATCGCATCCGCTTCTCTTCGTCAGGCAAGGCCGGGATTGGCGTTCGAGCAAGCATATTCATTGTTTCGACTGACACGCGCGTGACGGCTCCGGCAGCATTCCATTCGGCGCTGAAGGCTTTGGCGTTCGCGGCGCAGGCGGCCGTGATGGCGAGCCATTCAAGCAACGGCGCTTCGGACGAATTCGCAGCCGCGTATCTGCGCGCGGCGCCGGTACCGCGGCTTCCCGCGCGAAGCTGCGTCTCGCCATCGTGATTATAGGCATCGCATCACCGTGGCCAGGTCCTCAGGGGCGCCGACCGCCCTTGATGCAATGGGAAGAACCAGCGTCGCCGCCAATCCTCCCAATCCTGAGTGGCCGAGGCGCAACTCGCCTTTGTAGGCTCGTGCGAGGTCACGGACGATGCCAAGGCCGAGACCCGCTCCGCCGCTGCTTCGGTCGAGGGGGAGGCCGCCCTCGACAATCTCCTGCGCCATAGCCGGCGCAATGCCGCGTCCATCATCCTCGACCGTGATTTTGCAGCCAGGTTCATCCAGCGTGGCCGTGACCGCGACCCGCGTATTGGCAAAGCGGCATGCGTTGTCGAGGAGATTACCTAGCATTTCATCGAGATCCTGGATCTCGATCGCAACCTCGACAGGGGTGACGAGCGTCACATCGAAATCGAGATTGCGCTCGCGATAAAGGGTTTCCATCGCGCGCACCACGTTCGAGACGCGGTCCGCGACGTCGCATCGAACGCCTGGAACGCCCGCAGCGGCCGCGGCCCGTGTGCGCGACAAGGCATGATCCAATTGGCGCCGGATCGCCACAGCCTGCGCTCGGATCATTTCGGAGGCTTCGCCGGCGTCAAGCGCAGCGACGGCGTTCGCGAGGATCGCCAAGGGCGTTTTCAATCCATGCGCGAGGTTGCCCGCCTGCACGCGTCCGCGCGTGACGACTTCCCGACTATGCGCGAGCACTGCGTTCAAATCCTCGACCAGTGGAGTGACTTCGGATGGGAACGCGCCGTCGATTCGTCCGCTCTTGCCGCTGCGAATCGCCATCACTTGGGCGCGGAGTCTGGCGAGCGGGCGGAACACCATCCAGACCTGGCCGGCGACGATGAAGGAAAGGCCAATCGCCAACACGGCGAATGTTGCGATCAAAATATAGGAAATCGAATCGATGGAGTCTTCGAGACTGACAACGTCCGCGGCGACGGCGGCTCGAACAACTTGCGGATAGCCGGGCAAGGTGACGCGGCGCTCGATTGCAACCAGTCGCTGACCGTCGGGGCCGGGAAGGCGATGGCGATGAATCTCCCCATCGGCCGGCGCATCGACCGGAAGCGGAAGCACGGCGTCCCACAGCGAACGCGAGCGGATGCGGTTTCCGGTCTGATCCTCGACCTGCCAATAGAAGCGGCTGTAGGGCCGTTGGAAGCGCGGATCGCTGAGCGCGCCCACGACAACCAGAGAGCCGGTAGAATCCTGCCCAACCCGAGCGAGCAACTGGTCGAGATGCGCGGAGAGTTCAGCGTCGAAGCGCCGTTCGAACTCACCGCGAATAAGATGGATCAGGAGCGCGCCCGTCACAGCAAAAGTCAGCGCGCAGACCAGCAAAGAGCTCAGCAAAACCCGGCCACGCAGCGATCGCATCAACTCCTTCATGACGATCCCAGCCGATAGCCGAGCCCGCGCACGGTCTCGATCGCATCAGCGCCGAGCTTACGCCGGAGCCGCGCGATGAACACTTCGATCGTGTTCGAGTCGCGCACAAAATCTTGCGCGTAGAGCGCTTCCGTCAGCTCGGCCTGGCTGACGATGCTTCCGGCATGGCGCATCATGTAGGCGAGCGTCTTGAATTCGTGGGCGGTCAAACGGATCGCTTGACCGTCGCGTCGGGCTTCCGCCGCCGCGAGATCAAGCTCAAGGCGACCGTGACGCAGGATGGAGCTTGCCTGACCATGCGCCCGGCGGATCAAAGCGCGCAGCCGGGCCGCGACTTCCGCTATTTCGAACGGCTTTGCCAGGTAGTCATCCGCGCCTGCGTTGAGTCCAATGAGTTTCGCATGCCAATCGCCGCGAGCGGTCAGGATGAGCACAGGAGTGTTTCGATCCGCCGCGCGCCATTGCCTCAGAATGTCGAGTCCGTCCATGTCGGGCAGACCAAGGTCGAGAATGATCGCGTCGTAGGATTCCTCGGCCCCAAGATGAGCGCCGTCCTCTCCAGTCGCGGCGACATCCACGGTAAAAAGCTCTCGCTCAAGACCTTGCTTGAGTTGAACCAGCAAGAGGCGATCGTCCTCGATGATCAGCACGCGCATCAATCATCCTCATCCGGCTTGGGTTCGGCCGGCGCGTCCGACAGCTTTCCGTCAGGCAGCATTTCTCCGGTGCGCGCATTGAGCCGCATCAATCTTATGGCTCCATCGCGCGCGATCACACGAAGCTCGTACACATAACGGCCGTCTTCACGCTCGAGATCCGCGCGTAGCAACTGATGGTCGCCAATCTGTGCGCGCGCGATGATTTCGCTGAGTGGAAGGATCTGGCGCGCCTCAAGCGCAGACAATGCGCGATCCTGGTCATGCACGGCCATCGCGCTGTGTGGGACGACGAGCGCCGCCGCGACAGCGAAGGGAATATATAAGCGTGTTGCAGGCACGTTTGCGCACCATAATGGTTAGCCAAAAGGAGAGTTGCGCCTTGGCGAAGGCTTTCGAGGATCACTTCACTCATATGGATAGAAGCGCGGAGGCCGGCAAGATTGACGACATCCTGCCGCTGGCAAACGCCCGGAAAGCAGCGTCATTCGTCATCAGCCTTTCGACGAAACTCCGGATCGCAAACCGCTCATGTCCGTTTCCGCCGTCGTCGCGCCGACCGGCCGCGAGGCAAATATATATGCGCGCCGAGCTGAACCTGACCTGAACGGCGGTTATCCGCTTTCGAAAGAGCATTTCGGCCGTGTGCGAGTCGTCGTCTCGATTTCATGGGCGCCATCTTCCACGAGCGCGCAAGGCGGCGCGCCTGACGGCGTTCAGGCCTTGAGGCGTCTTTGATTGTCGGCGCAGCCCTTTGACCTCGGTCAAGGCGCCGACATTGCGCTTATGCTAATGTGATTTTAGTCGATGGCGCCGGTGGTTGGAAAATATGACGGGAGGGCTTTGTCTAT
It contains:
- a CDS encoding PepSY domain-containing protein, giving the protein MPATRLYIPFAVAAALVVPHSAMAVHDQDRALSALEARQILPLSEIIARAQIGDHQLLRADLEREDGRYVYELRVIARDGAIRLMRLNARTGEMLPDGKLSDAPAEPKPDEDD
- a CDS encoding response regulator, coding for MRVLIIEDDRLLLVQLKQGLERELFTVDVAATGEDGAHLGAEESYDAIILDLGLPDMDGLDILRQWRAADRNTPVLILTARGDWHAKLIGLNAGADDYLAKPFEIAEVAARLRALIRRAHGQASSILRHGRLELDLAAAEARRDGQAIRLTAHEFKTLAYMMRHAGSIVSQAELTEALYAQDFVRDSNTIEVFIARLRRKLGADAIETVRGLGYRLGSS
- a CDS encoding efflux RND transporter periplasmic adaptor subunit, with the translated sequence MKRIFAIVAALAIEAPLGGLASQASPAARTLFAWVPLSRLETSTQAEPVVVKDAPTPADSKGVADAPPEGVINISSEQIEAQEIKLALVEKGVIARRLSVPGTIALDMDLVARVPGRVVGTVTQMRKRLGDPVSQGEVVAVLDSREVADAKSEYLTAAVAFDLRKTMFERAEILWGKKISAEQQYLQARATYLEAELRLDLARQKLSALKLDPAEVEKAAKQESNLKSGVSSLREYEIRSLISGRVIERKVDVGTLIGSQGDPPDLYTVADLSMVWVEIALATTDLDVIAEGQTVVITSGRNSGARGVGQIIFISPLVDPDTRSARVIAQIDNKESIWRPGSTVTASIVIKEEPVEVLVPRAALQTIGGEQVVFVRTPNGFQRRVVTTGRSDEQNVEITSGLSAGEQIAVKNTFLLKAELGKGE
- a CDS encoding ATP-binding protein is translated as MRSLRGRVLLSSLLVCALTFAVTGALLIHLIRGEFERRFDAELSAHLDQLLARVGQDSTGSLVVVGALSDPRFQRPYSRFYWQVEDQTGNRIRSRSLWDAVLPLPVDAPADGEIHRHRLPGPDGQRLVAIERRVTLPGYPQVVRAAVAADVVSLEDSIDSISYILIATFAVLAIGLSFIVAGQVWMVFRPLARLRAQVMAIRSGKSGRIDGAFPSEVTPLVEDLNAVLAHSREVVTRGRVQAGNLAHGLKTPLAILANAVAALDAGEASEMIRAQAVAIRRQLDHALSRTRAAAAAGVPGVRCDVADRVSNVVRAMETLYRERNLDFDVTLVTPVEVAIEIQDLDEMLGNLLDNACRFANTRVAVTATLDEPGCKITVEDDGRGIAPAMAQEIVEGGLPLDRSSGGAGLGLGIVRDLARAYKGELRLGHSGLGGLAATLVLPIASRAVGAPEDLATVMRCL